One genomic segment of Kordiimonas sp. SCSIO 12603 includes these proteins:
- a CDS encoding winged helix-turn-helix domain-containing protein, protein MTHYIQTGDYQIHPVAGHIWHQGETVKVRPKTFELLLLLTEARGELVSKQEILRRVWDDVSVDEQVVFQSIKELRKIFHDADAIKTVPRKGYAWTLPVEEIDLTKQRAQEKTDDTPTDTLRWRFPAILGFGLLLVLVIWAAFQKEDKSTLEAGAVIVLPVASNLSDTDHTWVRYGAMDHLIRRLPASDHFGVYQTIDVLDVIKRAGISAERFSHADISRIFSVTGAALIVEAKLGGTPHEYQLLYTLHERSNTEKGVLLADRVENGLDRLAARITQKIGKKNLGTGGTYYSDFANEMMAAALEHMQTEDFASAEKYLEAAVKTEPDNMAAKRLLAHSLVAQNKSEKAASVLEDGLQHAEATDSKRELARLYYLKGIHKLQNRDFQAGLDFLSLAADEAEALKDWLYLGYISEYKGHAKRALGDLPAAQEHYRTAIEYHQIIQCPYGQAMGLLNMARTAHDLGDEAGAQSNTQSALEIIENRDLRSLEAEASRWAATLDKRMDQNSSNP, encoded by the coding sequence GTGACACATTATATCCAAACCGGCGATTATCAGATCCACCCTGTTGCTGGCCATATTTGGCACCAAGGCGAGACTGTGAAAGTGCGGCCAAAGACATTTGAGCTTTTACTGTTACTGACGGAGGCTCGTGGTGAGCTGGTCAGTAAGCAGGAAATCCTTCGCAGAGTGTGGGACGATGTAAGCGTAGATGAGCAAGTGGTCTTTCAGTCTATCAAAGAATTACGCAAGATCTTCCATGATGCTGATGCTATCAAAACCGTGCCGCGGAAAGGGTATGCCTGGACGTTACCTGTGGAGGAAATCGACCTGACCAAGCAGCGTGCTCAGGAAAAAACAGATGATACACCTACTGATACTCTGCGCTGGAGGTTTCCTGCCATATTAGGCTTTGGGCTGCTGCTGGTTCTTGTTATCTGGGCGGCGTTTCAGAAAGAGGACAAGAGCACGCTGGAAGCTGGCGCGGTTATTGTTTTGCCGGTTGCGAGCAATCTATCCGACACGGACCATACTTGGGTGCGGTACGGTGCTATGGATCATCTGATCCGCCGATTGCCGGCCTCTGACCATTTCGGCGTTTACCAAACCATTGATGTATTAGATGTTATAAAAAGAGCAGGCATCTCCGCAGAACGTTTTTCCCATGCCGACATCTCCCGCATTTTTTCTGTAACTGGGGCTGCTTTGATTGTTGAAGCTAAGCTTGGCGGTACGCCGCATGAATACCAGCTTCTGTACACGCTTCATGAGCGCAGCAATACCGAGAAGGGTGTCTTGCTGGCGGACCGTGTAGAGAATGGTCTGGACCGTTTGGCTGCCAGAATTACACAGAAGATCGGCAAAAAAAATCTGGGTACTGGTGGTACTTATTATTCCGACTTTGCAAATGAAATGATGGCGGCTGCGCTTGAGCACATGCAAACAGAGGATTTTGCGTCAGCAGAGAAATATCTGGAGGCAGCAGTTAAGACAGAACCAGACAATATGGCAGCGAAGCGGCTGCTGGCCCACAGCCTGGTGGCACAAAATAAGAGCGAAAAAGCCGCTTCTGTTCTTGAGGATGGACTTCAGCACGCTGAGGCAACTGATAGCAAACGTGAACTGGCACGGCTCTATTATTTGAAGGGCATCCACAAGCTACAAAATAGGGATTTTCAAGCAGGTCTCGATTTTTTATCGCTGGCTGCTGATGAAGCTGAAGCGCTCAAAGACTGGCTGTATTTGGGGTATATCTCGGAATATAAAGGCCATGCTAAACGCGCCTTAGGCGATTTGCCTGCCGCCCAGGAACACTACCGAACGGCAATTGAATATCATCAGATTATTCAGTGCCCTTACGGCCAAGCAATGGGCTTGTTGAATATGGCGCGTACAGCGCATGATCTTGGCGATGAGGCAGGAGCGCAATCAAACACCCAATCTGCTCTGGAAATTATTGAAAATCGAGACCTCAGGTCTCTTGAGGCGGAAGCTTCCAGATGGGCAGCAACGCTTGATAAACGAATGGATCAAAACAGCTCTAATCCTTAG
- a CDS encoding amidohydrolase family protein, with protein MAHSPSITEAVGRQTVSNKVAFIGGTVISSHLAAPIEDAVVLVKNGKIEAVGPATMDVAGDYQIVDVTGQYLAPGYIDAHMHFFQSGSAFTRPDSFDYSKIQPYESDRTWVREHMADTYLRYLVSGVTGVVDMCGPSLNYQVRAEARREAFTPTVAIAGACISSFSAPILDLGDGDPVFQYTNSTDDAVAFVKAQLQKGPDLIKIIWSPDQGETPQQLFDLFKDAIQLARREGIPVAVHATELANAKMAIRAGADILVHGVMTEAIDDEFVALIKQHQTIYMPTLVVHEKTVEIAGNDLKFSNHEHGLAHPDILESFKLADVMPEKAGAMVQIMHKYMPYVDAEEAEVAALSEQEQFIVGQLRGFFSSKLTQIQRDNLLRLYREGITLALGTDAGNPGVLHGGSLYTEMTEWHKAGLPLSAILKASTLNGAKVMGHEASLGSIEVGKWADLIVLEKDPLKDLDNLSSVAAVIKGGRYRTVNQLKAQLETKR; from the coding sequence ATGGCACACTCCCCTTCAATCACTGAGGCAGTTGGACGCCAAACAGTTAGCAATAAAGTTGCCTTCATAGGAGGAACGGTTATCAGCTCTCATCTTGCTGCCCCTATTGAGGATGCAGTCGTTCTTGTTAAGAACGGTAAAATTGAGGCTGTTGGCCCTGCCACAATGGATGTTGCTGGTGACTACCAGATTGTTGATGTTACCGGGCAGTATCTGGCGCCTGGTTACATTGATGCCCATATGCATTTTTTTCAATCAGGCAGCGCGTTTACCCGGCCCGATAGTTTTGATTATAGCAAGATTCAGCCTTATGAAAGCGATCGAACCTGGGTACGGGAGCATATGGCGGATACATATTTAAGGTATCTAGTGAGTGGTGTGACTGGAGTGGTTGATATGTGCGGGCCGTCTTTGAACTACCAGGTACGTGCAGAAGCCCGCCGTGAGGCCTTCACCCCAACTGTCGCAATTGCAGGTGCTTGTATTTCCAGTTTTTCCGCTCCGATCCTTGATCTCGGGGACGGTGATCCGGTATTTCAATATACTAACTCCACAGACGATGCTGTCGCATTTGTAAAAGCTCAACTTCAAAAGGGCCCCGACCTTATAAAAATTATCTGGTCACCGGATCAGGGTGAAACGCCGCAGCAGCTTTTCGATCTGTTCAAAGATGCAATCCAATTAGCGCGCCGTGAAGGTATACCCGTCGCTGTGCATGCAACGGAGCTTGCGAACGCTAAAATGGCAATCCGGGCGGGAGCAGACATTCTTGTTCACGGCGTTATGACCGAAGCAATTGATGATGAGTTTGTCGCGCTTATAAAGCAGCATCAAACCATTTATATGCCAACATTGGTGGTCCATGAGAAAACGGTTGAAATAGCCGGGAACGATTTGAAGTTTTCAAATCACGAACATGGCCTGGCCCATCCAGATATTCTGGAGAGTTTCAAGCTTGCTGATGTCATGCCAGAGAAAGCTGGTGCAATGGTACAGATAATGCACAAATATATGCCCTATGTTGATGCGGAAGAGGCTGAAGTAGCTGCTCTTTCTGAGCAAGAACAATTTATTGTTGGCCAGCTAAGAGGCTTCTTTTCCAGTAAGCTAACCCAAATCCAGCGCGATAATCTCCTACGTCTCTATCGTGAGGGTATCACTTTGGCGCTGGGTACCGATGCAGGCAACCCCGGTGTATTGCATGGCGGTTCTTTATATACAGAAATGACTGAATGGCACAAAGCAGGACTGCCTCTGTCTGCTATTCTCAAAGCTTCGACGCTTAATGGCGCCAAGGTTATGGGGCACGAGGCCTCGCTTGGTTCTATTGAAGTTGGAAAATGGGCTGATTTGATTGTCCTTGAAAAAGACCCGCTAAAGGACCTTGATAATCTGTCGTCAGTAGCAGCAGTGATTAAGGGTGGTAGGTACCGTACTGTAAATCAATTGAAAGCGCAGCTTGAAACGAAGCGTTAA
- a CDS encoding serine hydrolase — MKYYLLAASVLFASGADVVDANMVDYVNTSVDPTIEIAQKIPELMKVYGVSGLAATAVKGDKVLFSQGFGVTSDGQSYSSSTSCGLYSATKVLASLTYANLAKDGRINMEGELADYIEDAPEAWRKIPFYRLLNHTSGITMAVNKSWFGELVSNPSTQNADIYQKVRDIPLDYKPGEFSRYRQSGYAVAEMILKNKLGVSFADIALEYLTSPANMTNTKHPSVSDDSQPAFLLSAGGFVTTADDMSKLFIGINNGAVIAPQEWKAFLLNQDYRFKDYSLGSLIEERDGILTMGHSGGGARANIRYAPDEKVGVMICTDDRSNKGLAIPLARMLMHEIVTGEVPPLPLLTAFGDYKAMNGVDIISVYKQAKERADGYDFSDAEALLNNIGYTFLSDKRVEDAIQVFKLNVQEHPNSGNVYDSLGEAQLTAGDKLGALASYQQAVALDPHNQGAAKAVKKLLQEK, encoded by the coding sequence ATGAAATATTACTTACTGGCAGCTTCGGTGCTTTTTGCTTCTGGAGCTGATGTTGTCGATGCAAACATGGTTGATTACGTGAACACATCAGTTGATCCCACCATTGAGATTGCACAGAAAATACCGGAACTGATGAAAGTTTATGGTGTTTCTGGCTTAGCGGCAACAGCCGTAAAAGGGGATAAGGTTCTGTTCTCTCAAGGGTTTGGTGTTACCTCAGATGGTCAGTCATATAGTTCTTCAACCTCCTGCGGTTTATATTCAGCGACGAAAGTATTGGCATCGCTTACATATGCGAACCTTGCAAAAGATGGCAGGATCAATATGGAAGGCGAACTTGCTGATTATATTGAAGATGCCCCAGAAGCATGGCGGAAAATTCCTTTCTACAGGCTCCTCAACCATACCTCGGGTATTACGATGGCAGTGAATAAAAGCTGGTTTGGTGAACTTGTTTCGAATCCATCTACCCAAAATGCAGATATTTACCAAAAGGTGAGAGATATTCCCCTTGATTATAAACCTGGGGAGTTTTCCAGGTATCGCCAGTCTGGCTATGCTGTTGCGGAAATGATTTTAAAAAATAAACTGGGTGTAAGTTTTGCCGATATAGCGCTCGAATATCTTACCTCTCCAGCAAATATGACCAATACCAAACACCCTAGTGTTTCAGATGATAGTCAGCCCGCTTTTTTGCTAAGTGCGGGCGGTTTTGTAACAACCGCGGATGATATGTCGAAGCTTTTCATTGGTATTAATAATGGTGCGGTAATAGCACCACAGGAATGGAAAGCATTTCTCCTTAATCAGGATTATCGTTTTAAGGATTACAGCCTTGGAAGTTTGATTGAGGAAAGAGACGGTATCTTAACCATGGGTCACAGCGGTGGTGGCGCCAGAGCAAATATTCGCTATGCCCCTGACGAAAAAGTAGGAGTTATGATTTGTACGGATGATCGTAGTAATAAAGGATTAGCTATTCCTTTAGCGCGTATGCTGATGCATGAAATTGTGACAGGTGAAGTACCTCCGCTGCCACTTTTAACAGCGTTTGGGGATTATAAAGCCATGAATGGTGTTGATATTATCTCTGTCTATAAACAAGCGAAAGAACGAGCTGACGGCTATGATTTCTCTGATGCTGAGGCTCTGTTGAATAATATTGGTTACACATTCCTTTCCGATAAGAGGGTAGAAGACGCAATTCAGGTGTTTAAGCTGAACGTGCAAGAGCACCCGAATTCAGGAAATGTTTACGATAGTCTCGGAGAAGCGCAGTTAACAGCTGGCGATAAACTAGGTGCGTTGGCAAGTTATCAACAAGCAGTAGCGCTTGATCCGCACAACCAAGGCGCTGCTAAGGCTGTAAAAAAGTTACTTCAGGAGAAATAA
- a CDS encoding serine hydrolase — protein MRPYVYTMLIAIFLGLLWAFLTFTSIDRGWFHTAIAPKGDIQSFSTAAQNEIATRSQGNAVLLLIADGEIYSGYTHSTKQAINQQTLFQVASLSKWVTAWGVLSLVEQGKLDLDTPVDTYLSRWHLPPSQFDNTKVTIRRLLSHTAGLTDGLGYGGFLPEQDIQSLEQSLTQAEDASPGKDGRVMVGIEPGSAFAYSGGGYTLLQLLIEEVSGQSFNDYMQQHIFQPLGMMRSTYILDTHHENVATLYDTQGKPATHYKFTALAASSLYTSGHDMTLFIQAHFPTNDLAAGRGVLSPEMLTRMREPHASELGADIWGLGTILYASNNKGDFIAGHDGSNEPAINTSVRYNPATGDGIVILETGNKFLATELAGEWVYWQTSNIDLMLFSMKSEQMINIILLGWLVLILAAIARFVRLYKAGSPRK, from the coding sequence ATGCGGCCTTATGTATACACAATGCTCATAGCGATTTTTCTTGGACTATTGTGGGCGTTTTTAACTTTTACAAGTATTGATCGAGGTTGGTTTCACACTGCAATTGCACCTAAAGGGGATATTCAGTCCTTTTCCACCGCGGCCCAAAATGAGATCGCAACCCGATCACAAGGAAATGCTGTTTTGTTGCTAATTGCTGATGGTGAAATATATAGCGGCTACACCCACTCAACAAAGCAAGCTATTAACCAACAAACCCTTTTCCAAGTGGCCTCCCTAAGCAAATGGGTTACTGCATGGGGCGTTTTATCACTTGTCGAACAAGGCAAACTAGATCTGGATACACCAGTTGATACCTATCTATCCCGCTGGCATCTTCCTCCCAGCCAATTTGACAATACCAAGGTAACGATAAGACGCTTACTTAGCCATACTGCAGGGCTTACCGACGGATTGGGATACGGCGGTTTTCTTCCGGAACAAGACATTCAATCCCTTGAACAATCCCTAACCCAAGCAGAAGATGCTTCACCGGGAAAAGATGGCCGCGTTATGGTTGGGATCGAGCCCGGTAGTGCTTTCGCATATTCCGGTGGTGGTTACACCCTGCTGCAATTGCTTATTGAGGAAGTTTCTGGCCAAAGTTTCAACGATTATATGCAACAACATATCTTTCAACCACTAGGTATGATGCGGTCTACTTACATTCTAGATACACACCACGAAAATGTTGCTACCCTCTATGATACCCAAGGCAAGCCTGCCACTCATTATAAATTTACAGCACTCGCAGCTTCCTCTCTCTATACCAGTGGCCACGATATGACATTATTTATTCAAGCCCATTTCCCAACGAACGATCTTGCGGCTGGCAGAGGTGTCCTTTCACCCGAAATGCTTACCCGTATGCGCGAACCTCATGCTTCCGAACTGGGCGCTGATATCTGGGGGCTTGGCACCATTCTCTATGCATCCAACAACAAAGGTGATTTTATCGCGGGTCACGACGGCAGCAACGAGCCCGCCATTAACACCTCTGTACGTTATAATCCAGCGACAGGGGACGGCATCGTTATTTTAGAAACCGGAAACAAATTTCTGGCAACTGAACTGGCTGGCGAATGGGTTTATTGGCAGACCAGCAACATCGACCTAATGCTGTTTTCCATGAAATCAGAACAAATGATCAATATCATCTTATTAGGCTGGCTGGTTTTAATTTTGGCTGCTATCGCCAGATTTGTAAGGCTATATAAAGCAGGTTCACCACGCAAATAA
- a CDS encoding aminotransferase class III-fold pyridoxal phosphate-dependent enzyme, whose product MSQSLTPSFDEATILEHLSNQYDLKGTLKALASYSDQNFLLKTETDNKLIVKIANRQESFNELDMQNAAMGHLTKAKIAVPHVLKSTDGAEISFITNDEGTQFHFRVLSFLEGQFYAEAKPETHGTDLWTSLGTFLGTMDNALKNFKHTGAYRFFDWDLAHGYSICQSKKVDLNEEHKGVVEHFLSYYHSHIMSQLGKLETSVIHNDANDYNILIDNPNEPKTVTGLIDFGDMVHSHTINELAIACAYALLDQHDPIETLKVIVSAYHQARPLSVADFEVLYGLIALRLCTTLCNAATEYKKHPDNEYLLVSVRPAFDLLKKLKRMAPFAIECQLKKACGIEPDNGQAKEDIHSFRQQHLGKTLSLSFKEPLKIVRGLGPYLYDENGTEYLDMVNNVCHVGHCHPKVVAAGQAQMAKLNTNTRFLHDNLVDYAEKLLTTMPEKLSVCMFVNSGSEANELAFRLARNFTGSRELLTVEGAYHGNTNACIEASPYKFDGPGGEGAPDYVHKVMLPDPYRGTYVGTTKETGKKYASDVKRAILDLESKGKKPGAFICESLQGVAGQIIMPEGYLEHVYEHIRSAGGVCIADEVQVGFGRVGTHMWAFETQGVVPDIVTLGKPIGNGHPLAAVITTQEIADAFVTGMEYFNTFGGNPVSCAIGMAVLDVIKDEGLKENALEVGAYFKGKLQALQQGFEILGDVRGLGLFLGVEMVRNRDTKEPATEETAELIEYLKERHIILSTEGPFHNILKIKPPIVFSKEDADRFLKHFENWLQNAQ is encoded by the coding sequence ATGTCTCAGTCGCTTACCCCTTCTTTTGACGAAGCAACCATTCTGGAACACCTTTCAAATCAATATGATTTGAAAGGCACACTTAAGGCGCTCGCCAGCTATAGTGACCAGAACTTTCTTCTGAAAACAGAGACGGACAACAAGCTCATTGTAAAAATTGCCAACCGGCAGGAAAGCTTTAACGAGCTTGATATGCAAAACGCCGCGATGGGGCATCTGACCAAAGCAAAAATAGCTGTGCCACACGTACTGAAATCTACAGATGGTGCCGAGATCAGCTTCATTACAAATGACGAAGGTACCCAGTTCCATTTTCGAGTTCTCAGCTTCCTTGAAGGCCAGTTCTATGCGGAAGCAAAACCCGAAACCCACGGCACTGATTTGTGGACAAGTTTGGGCACATTTTTAGGCACAATGGATAACGCCCTCAAAAACTTCAAACATACTGGCGCATACCGTTTTTTTGATTGGGATTTGGCCCACGGCTACAGCATTTGCCAGAGCAAAAAAGTGGATCTAAACGAAGAACATAAAGGCGTTGTTGAACATTTTCTTAGCTACTATCACAGCCATATCATGTCACAGCTTGGAAAGCTCGAAACATCTGTCATCCACAATGATGCCAATGACTACAACATTTTGATAGATAATCCAAACGAGCCTAAAACTGTTACAGGGCTAATTGATTTTGGCGATATGGTTCATAGCCACACCATTAATGAACTGGCAATCGCCTGTGCCTACGCGCTGCTTGATCAACATGATCCTATAGAAACGCTGAAAGTCATTGTTAGTGCTTATCATCAAGCACGCCCACTGTCCGTTGCGGACTTCGAAGTACTTTACGGACTGATTGCTCTCAGGCTTTGCACCACACTTTGTAATGCAGCAACGGAATATAAAAAACATCCAGACAATGAATATTTACTGGTTTCTGTGCGCCCTGCATTTGACCTCCTTAAAAAACTTAAACGCATGGCGCCTTTTGCCATTGAATGCCAACTTAAGAAAGCATGTGGAATAGAACCAGATAATGGTCAGGCCAAAGAAGATATTCACAGTTTCCGGCAGCAACATCTGGGGAAAACCCTTAGCTTGAGTTTTAAAGAACCACTTAAAATAGTACGTGGTTTAGGCCCTTATCTTTATGATGAAAATGGTACTGAATATCTGGATATGGTGAACAACGTTTGCCACGTTGGCCACTGCCATCCGAAGGTGGTTGCCGCTGGCCAAGCACAGATGGCAAAGCTCAACACCAACACACGTTTCCTCCACGACAATCTGGTAGATTACGCTGAAAAACTCCTCACCACCATGCCTGAAAAGCTATCTGTCTGCATGTTTGTAAACTCGGGCAGTGAAGCCAACGAACTAGCTTTCAGGCTAGCCCGCAATTTCACTGGCTCAAGAGAACTTTTAACGGTTGAAGGCGCATACCACGGCAACACAAACGCCTGCATTGAGGCAAGCCCCTACAAATTTGACGGCCCGGGCGGTGAAGGTGCACCAGATTATGTTCATAAAGTAATGTTGCCAGATCCTTACAGAGGCACCTATGTAGGTACCACGAAGGAAACGGGCAAAAAATATGCCTCTGATGTAAAGCGAGCCATTCTGGATCTTGAAAGCAAGGGTAAAAAGCCAGGAGCCTTTATCTGTGAAAGCCTGCAAGGCGTGGCGGGCCAAATTATCATGCCAGAAGGTTACCTTGAACACGTCTATGAACATATAAGAAGCGCAGGTGGTGTGTGTATTGCTGACGAAGTACAAGTAGGCTTCGGACGTGTGGGCACACACATGTGGGCGTTCGAAACACAAGGTGTGGTGCCAGATATAGTGACACTCGGCAAACCAATTGGCAACGGGCATCCACTAGCTGCTGTTATTACCACCCAGGAAATTGCAGACGCTTTCGTTACGGGTATGGAATATTTTAACACTTTCGGCGGCAACCCAGTTTCGTGTGCCATTGGTATGGCTGTTCTTGATGTGATTAAGGATGAAGGCCTCAAAGAAAATGCTCTTGAAGTTGGCGCTTATTTCAAAGGAAAACTTCAGGCACTGCAGCAGGGCTTTGAAATACTGGGTGATGTACGTGGTCTTGGTTTATTCCTGGGTGTGGAGATGGTGCGAAACCGTGATACGAAAGAACCGGCAACAGAAGAAACGGCTGAATTAATTGAGTATCTTAAAGAGCGGCATATCATCCTCAGTACTGAAGGGCCCTTTCATAATATTCTGAAAATTAAACCGCCTATTGTTTTTTCAAAAGAAGATGCAGACAGGTTCCTCAAGCATTTTGAGAACTGGCTTCAAAACGCACAATAG